The nucleotide sequence CGGCGTCGGCGTCCACTAGGAAGGCAAACGCCGCCTGTACCATCGCGGCGGTGGTCCTTCGTTCCGCAACCTTGGGCTTTATTTCTTTGCGCCCAACCGCGAAAACATAGTAGTCACCTCCCAGATTCACATGCAGATTTCCGACCCCATCGACGAAATTGATGCCAGCTTCGGCCAATCGTTCCCCCATCGGAGCGGGAATGTACCGGGCGATTAGCAGTAATGGCATTTTCAGTTTTTGGCGAACGTGGGCCTGCTGCGCGATCAGCGCATTCAAGTTCGCCCGGTCCATATAGGTGCGCTTGAACTCGGCCGCTAATTTGAACTTGCGCCGGGGTGTCGTGATTTTGATTTCAGCGTCGATTTCGCGGTCTCCGGCGCCTCGCGGCGCAACCTTCCAGTCGAGCGCCGTCACGAACGGCAGCGCCCGGATGGCTTCCAGGTAGCGCCCCAGATCGCGTTCGTATTCGGTTCCCTGTCTCATTATGTCCGATAATATATCATGTCCGTTAGTAACGGACAAGGCTATAACGAGGACATATGGGTCGCCTCGACTCCTGACGACCTCGATCTCTGGAAATCAAATGGCGCTAGGCTAGCTTGTGTTCGCGCGCCATCCGACTGACCGTGCCCGCAAGTCTGCGGGGCCTATTGCAGGATCGCAATTGCGCGAATCGGCGAACCATCTGCGCCGGCAATTTTTAGGGGCAGAGCGATAAACCGGAATGTTCTTCCCAGTAACTGATCGAGGTTCGTTAGTCCCTCAAGAATTGGGATTCGTTGGGAAAGCAGAATCTTGTGCACTGGCCAAGCAACTTTCTGGTTCTCCGGATCTGTCCAGTGCTGAGACACACCCCGTTTAAAGTTCTCAACACCGGGAGTATTGCTGGCGATCGCGCGCACTTTGCGCCCGACCAGCCAACGTGCAGTCTCGTCGGTCAAGTAGGATTGCGAGTACAATTCCCCGGGTTTTGGCGGATGGTAGTTGAAGTAGAAAACCACGATGTCCCCTTCTTGGATGTTCTGCTTCTCCAGATCAGCAGGAGTGACTGGATCCGCAGCGGTTTTTCCACGCACATCCACTAGCACTCCGGGACCCATCAGGTGATCCAGATCGATCTGATCCACCGTCCACCCATCCGGCTCTACGTGTGCTCCAGCATCGACGTGCGTTCCCACCTGAGTCGAAATCCCGAGGAAGGTAGACCGGCCAGTGGTGACCTTGAAGTTCATCTCAGGTTCCATCGTGACTTCGTGGATCCCATACTGGTCGATCATGGCTCGACCGGCCGTTTGCTCCACGAGCCCGACGCGGATTGTGTCGGTCAGGTCGATGATCTTCCCCTTGTCAGCGCCCGCTGCAAAAGCTGCCGACGCTACAAGAATTGCCCCCGTGAGTGACAAGCGACGCATACTGTACGCTCCTAGAACTCGATTCGCAATCCAAGTTGTGCTGCCCTCGGACCTCCGGATCCCAAAACGCCTCCAGCCGTGCGCCGAGGCTTCCCGAAATCGGCAGCAAAGACATTGTTCTGGGCTCCACTCTGCCCCGAGAAAGTCGGGCCGCCGTTCGAGAGATAGTTCACGTGATTGAAGATATTGAATGCCTCGGCCAAAGCTGAAATACGAAACCGCTCCTTTATCTTAAATTGCTTCGTCAGCCGCAGATCGGTTGAATAGAAGAAGAATGACCGAGGCGATGTCGTTGTAATCGGTGACAAACCCTGCGAGGCACGTGCGACGTTAATGGCGGCAATCGTTGCGGCGTCATCCCGCGCACCTCTATTGCGCGTCACACCATCGGGCCGGTTCGGTGCAAAACCGTCGGCTGAAAAGCCCGTCACAAGGTCGTAAGGCCGGGCCGAGGCAAAGGAAGTGATGGTCGAAAGGTCAAACCCGTGCGGCATCGACACCGATCCGCTGAAGACGAATTTGTGCCGTTGATCCCGGTTCGAGTCCCCACGCTCGGACCTCAGGTCAAACGGATTTGCCACGGTTGAACCAATCGAATCGTCGCCCAAGTCGACCGCATGGGACCACGTGTACGACCCCAGAAACGTAAGACGATGACTCAGCCGCTTGTTCACAGACATTTCAAGGGCGTTGTAGGAGGAACGCCCGGCATCCGTGACACGAATCACCGGGCCATAGGAAGCTGCCGTCACAGCTCCAAACTCCTGAGCCAGCGGGGTGTCCGGCGAACCGATGCCCCCCGCCGGATCGATATTGACGTCTATCCCGAGTCGCTCTTTCAATCCCAGATTGTGCACATAGTCAACCGTAACTCCCAACGTGTCGGTAAATGCATGTTGGACCCCGATGGAAGTCTGTTGTGCGTAGGGAGTCCGCAGATGATTGGCAAGCGAGATGAGCAGGAACTGAGGCTGGGAAAACACTAGGGCTCGAATCTGCTCTTGCGTAAGCCCCGGGAATGGATCATTGATGTTGATCGGTCCCGGTAGAAATGCGAATCCGATGCGGCGACCGTCAAACGCGCTCTCAACCGCAGGATCGGTAG is from Acidobacteriota bacterium and encodes:
- a CDS encoding cyclase family protein, whose protein sequence is MRRLSLTGAILVASAAFAAGADKGKIIDLTDTIRVGLVEQTAGRAMIDQYGIHEVTMEPEMNFKVTTGRSTFLGISTQVGTHVDAGAHVEPDGWTVDQIDLDHLMGPGVLVDVRGKTAADPVTPADLEKQNIQEGDIVVFYFNYHPPKPGELYSQSYLTDETARWLVGRKVRAIASNTPGVENFKRGVSQHWTDPENQKVAWPVHKILLSQRIPILEGLTNLDQLLGRTFRFIALPLKIAGADGSPIRAIAILQ